Proteins found in one Streptococcus criceti HS-6 genomic segment:
- a CDS encoding amino acid ABC transporter ATP-binding protein yields MADLKIDVQDLHKSYGDNEVLKGINAQFNEGDVVCIIGPSGSGKSTFLRTLNLLESITSGRVFVDGYELSNPKTNVDKVRENIGMVFQHFNLFPHMSVLDNITFAPIELGKYSKEEAEKVGRDLLEEVGLSDKCDVNPESLSGGQKQRVAIARSLAMNPDIMLFDEPTSALDPEMVGDVLNVMRDLAGQGMTMLIVTHEMGFARKVANRVIFTDGGQFLEDGTPEQIFDNPRHPRLKEFLDKVLNA; encoded by the coding sequence ATGGCAGACTTGAAAATTGATGTGCAAGACCTTCATAAATCTTATGGGGACAATGAAGTCTTGAAGGGCATCAATGCCCAATTTAATGAGGGCGATGTCGTTTGTATCATCGGTCCTTCTGGTTCTGGAAAGTCAACCTTCCTGCGGACCCTCAACCTCTTGGAAAGTATTACCAGCGGTCGAGTTTTTGTTGATGGTTATGAACTGTCCAATCCTAAGACCAATGTCGACAAAGTGCGTGAAAACATCGGTATGGTTTTCCAACACTTTAACCTCTTCCCCCACATGTCAGTTTTGGACAATATTACCTTTGCCCCGATTGAACTAGGTAAGTATTCCAAGGAAGAAGCTGAAAAAGTCGGTAGGGATTTACTAGAAGAGGTTGGCCTATCCGATAAGTGCGATGTCAATCCCGAAAGCCTTTCCGGAGGGCAAAAACAACGGGTCGCTATCGCACGGAGTTTAGCCATGAACCCCGATATCATGCTCTTTGACGAGCCAACATCGGCCCTCGACCCCGAAATGGTCGGCGATGTTCTCAATGTTATGCGAGACTTAGCCGGACAAGGTATGACCATGCTGATTGTCACCCACGAAATGGGCTTCGCCCGCAAGGTAGCCAACCGAGTTATTTTTACCGATGGCGGTCAGTTCCTTGAAGACGGTACACCCGAACAAATCTTTGATAATCCTCGGCATCCACGTCTCAAAGAATTCTTGGACAAGGTGCTGAATGCCTAG
- a CDS encoding ATP-binding cassette domain-containing protein: protein MLQIQNLTIIQEKDWHTLIEKLTMTINAGDKVAIIGEEGTGKSTLLQYIYSPELIANYANVSGQIVNHFCAMGYLPQTLPQEDNQLSIRDYLYKDINYDLFDFHLLYQFAATLHFDRQRFEDDKQTVGQLSGGEKIKLQLLKILAHQPDLLLLDEPSSDLDIETFTWLEHFIAQSPLTILFISHDEQLLSKVATHIIHLEQIKKGSQAQSTSSAIDYKTYKNNRQKARIRQKKTARKEREKQQERLEKLNRAKSAVRHDLTVTKNDVQGRLLSKKMKNLLSREKRFNREAENFTELPDNPDTIGLFFADIEPLPAQKVLLSYHAEKLITGQVIDLTIKGQEKIALIGRNGIGKTMLIRKIYQDLTAKTGISVGYLPQEYTETIDQNQTALNFLSQNGREEEARTLLASLKFNRKEILHPISELSGGQKAKLFLAKMVFERNNVLLLDEPTRHFSPTSQPEIRRLLTDYPGAIVSISHDRTFIEQVTHTTYQLTKDKLIRQK from the coding sequence ATGCTACAAATACAAAATTTAACCATTATCCAAGAAAAAGATTGGCATACTCTGATTGAAAAATTAACGATGACCATCAATGCCGGTGACAAGGTGGCAATTATCGGGGAAGAAGGCACTGGCAAATCAACTCTGCTCCAATACATCTATTCGCCTGAGCTCATTGCAAATTATGCCAACGTATCAGGACAGATCGTCAATCACTTCTGTGCCATGGGCTACTTGCCTCAAACCTTACCTCAGGAAGACAATCAATTATCTATTAGGGACTACCTCTACAAAGACATAAACTATGACTTATTCGACTTCCACCTGCTTTATCAATTCGCGGCAACCCTGCACTTTGACCGTCAGCGTTTTGAGGACGACAAACAGACGGTCGGACAACTTTCAGGTGGTGAAAAAATCAAACTCCAGCTCTTAAAAATTCTAGCCCATCAACCCGACCTTCTTTTGCTCGATGAACCGTCTAGCGATTTAGATATAGAAACCTTTACTTGGTTGGAACATTTTATCGCCCAAAGCCCCTTGACGATTCTTTTTATCTCCCATGATGAACAATTGCTCAGCAAGGTTGCGACCCATATCATTCACTTGGAGCAAATCAAAAAGGGAAGTCAAGCTCAATCGACCAGCTCTGCTATTGATTACAAGACTTACAAAAACAACCGTCAGAAAGCACGGATAAGGCAGAAAAAAACAGCACGGAAAGAGCGCGAGAAGCAACAAGAACGCTTAGAAAAACTCAATCGTGCCAAATCTGCAGTACGACACGACCTAACAGTCACAAAGAATGACGTTCAAGGACGCCTGCTTTCTAAAAAAATGAAAAACTTGCTATCACGGGAAAAACGTTTTAACCGAGAAGCGGAAAACTTCACTGAATTACCTGACAACCCCGATACAATTGGTCTCTTCTTTGCAGATATTGAGCCTCTGCCAGCTCAGAAAGTACTTCTATCCTATCACGCAGAAAAGCTAATCACTGGCCAAGTCATTGATCTAACCATCAAAGGCCAAGAAAAAATCGCTCTCATCGGTCGCAATGGAATTGGCAAGACCATGCTCATCCGAAAAATCTATCAGGATTTGACAGCTAAGACTGGCATTTCTGTTGGCTATCTGCCCCAAGAATACACAGAAACAATCGACCAAAACCAGACAGCCCTAAACTTCCTCAGTCAAAACGGCCGTGAAGAGGAAGCACGCACACTACTAGCCAGTCTCAAATTCAATCGCAAGGAAATTCTCCATCCTATCAGTGAGCTATCAGGCGGACAAAAAGCCAAGCTTTTCTTGGCAAAAATGGTCTTTGAACGCAATAACGTCCTGCTCCTTGATGAACCAACCCGACACTTCTCTCCTACTTCTCAACCAGAAATCAGACGACTTCTTACAGACTATCCAGGTGCTATCGTCAGCATCTCGCATGACCGCACTTTTATTGAGCAAGTAACCCATACGACTTATCAACTAACCAAAGATAAACTTATCCGGCAAAAATAA
- a CDS encoding ABC transporter substrate-binding protein/permease, with product MKKKLLALMLSVLSALLIFTGRAQAAEKISIVSDTAYAPFEFKDSDQTYKGIDVDIIKEVAKRSGWDYKQTYPGFDAAVNAVQSGQADGLMAGTTVTEARKKVFKFSDTYYDTSIVVYTKSGTTSITSYDQLKGKTVGVKNGTAAQDWLDQHADQYGYTVKTFDTSDLMNNSLDQGAVDAAMDDKPVVQYAIKQGKPYDMNMDGESVGSFAFGVKKGSKKEYLIKDFNKALAAMKKDGTYDKIMKKWLGDSVNENSKTPSASLHLTGDASKKATPVKGSYTIVLDSSFAPFEYQNGSGGYTGIDVELIKAIAKQQGFKVKLQFPGFDAALNAVQSSQADGVIAGMTITDERKNTFDFSDAYYSANTIIAVPANSKVKKYADLKGKTVGAKKGTASYDWLTQHANQYGYSVRAYDDGSTLYDSLQNGSVDAMMDDEAVLKYAIKQGRKFKTPIKGEKSGDVGFAVKKGANPELIQMFNNGLASLVKSGKYDKIVNKYLATNKESKKKTADETTIIGLIQNNYKQLLQGLGITVTLTLLSFAIAMVIGIIFGMMAVAPNKPLQTISRIFVDVVRGIPLMIVAAFIYWGIPNLIESITGHQSPINDFVAATIALSLNAAAYIAEIVRGGIEAVPKGQMEASRSLGISYRTTMRKVILPQAVRVMLPNFINQFVISLKDTTIVSAIGLVELFQTGKIIIARNYQSFRMYAILAIIYLVIITLLTRLAKRLERKLK from the coding sequence ATGAAGAAAAAACTTCTGGCGCTTATGTTAAGTGTCTTGTCCGCCCTTCTTATTTTTACAGGAAGGGCTCAGGCTGCTGAAAAGATTTCCATCGTTTCCGACACAGCCTACGCTCCCTTTGAATTTAAGGATAGTGATCAAACCTATAAAGGGATTGATGTTGACATCATTAAGGAAGTCGCCAAACGTTCAGGTTGGGACTATAAACAGACCTATCCCGGCTTTGATGCTGCTGTCAATGCTGTTCAATCTGGTCAGGCTGACGGCCTCATGGCTGGTACAACCGTGACCGAGGCCCGCAAAAAGGTCTTCAAATTTTCTGATACCTACTACGATACTTCAATCGTTGTCTACACCAAATCAGGTACAACCAGCATTACCAGCTACGACCAATTAAAAGGCAAAACTGTTGGGGTTAAAAACGGTACCGCTGCCCAAGACTGGCTGGATCAACATGCTGATCAATATGGCTATACGGTTAAAACCTTCGATACTAGCGACCTGATGAACAACAGCTTAGATCAAGGTGCTGTTGATGCGGCTATGGATGATAAGCCTGTTGTTCAATACGCTATCAAGCAAGGGAAGCCATACGATATGAATATGGATGGCGAATCCGTTGGTAGCTTTGCCTTTGGTGTCAAAAAAGGCAGCAAAAAAGAGTACCTCATCAAAGACTTCAACAAAGCTCTGGCAGCTATGAAGAAGGACGGTACCTATGACAAGATTATGAAAAAATGGCTGGGGGATTCTGTCAATGAAAACTCTAAAACACCGTCAGCTAGCCTGCATTTAACGGGTGACGCCAGCAAGAAAGCAACACCAGTCAAGGGGAGCTATACTATTGTTTTAGACTCCTCATTTGCTCCATTCGAATACCAAAATGGTTCTGGCGGCTATACCGGCATCGATGTTGAATTGATTAAAGCCATTGCGAAGCAACAAGGTTTTAAAGTCAAATTGCAGTTCCCCGGTTTTGACGCTGCTCTCAATGCCGTTCAATCCAGTCAGGCCGACGGCGTTATTGCTGGCATGACCATTACAGATGAACGTAAGAACACCTTTGATTTCTCAGATGCTTACTACTCTGCTAATACGATCATCGCGGTTCCAGCCAATTCAAAAGTGAAAAAATATGCTGACCTCAAAGGAAAGACTGTCGGTGCCAAGAAGGGAACAGCTTCTTACGACTGGTTAACCCAGCATGCAAATCAGTACGGCTATAGCGTGCGTGCCTATGACGATGGTTCAACTCTTTATGATAGCCTGCAAAATGGATCCGTTGATGCTATGATGGACGATGAAGCCGTCCTCAAATATGCCATCAAACAAGGCCGCAAATTCAAGACCCCAATCAAAGGCGAAAAGTCTGGTGATGTTGGCTTCGCGGTTAAGAAAGGGGCTAATCCCGAACTCATTCAAATGTTCAACAACGGCCTAGCTTCCCTCGTTAAATCGGGCAAATACGATAAGATTGTCAATAAATATCTGGCTACTAACAAGGAAAGCAAGAAGAAAACCGCTGATGAAACCACTATTATCGGTCTCATCCAAAACAACTACAAACAACTCTTGCAAGGTCTTGGAATCACAGTTACCCTGACCCTCCTCTCCTTCGCTATTGCCATGGTTATCGGCATTATCTTCGGTATGATGGCTGTCGCTCCTAACAAGCCCCTGCAGACTATCTCTCGCATCTTCGTCGATGTGGTGCGCGGTATCCCGCTGATGATTGTAGCAGCTTTCATCTACTGGGGGATTCCAAACCTGATTGAATCCATCACTGGCCATCAATCACCTATCAACGATTTCGTGGCCGCTACCATCGCCCTTTCCCTCAATGCTGCGGCCTATATCGCAGAAATCGTTCGCGGCGGTATCGAGGCCGTGCCGAAAGGACAAATGGAAGCCAGCCGAAGCTTAGGTATTTCTTACCGCACAACCATGCGTAAGGTTATCCTACCACAAGCTGTCCGTGTGATGTTACCAAATTTCATTAACCAATTCGTTATCTCGCTGAAAGATACAACTATCGTCTCAGCAATCGGTCTGGTTGAACTCTTCCAAACTGGTAAGATTATCATTGCCCGCAACTACCAGTCTTTCCGAATGTACGCGATTCTCGCGATCATCTATCTGGTCATCATTACTCTCTTGACCCGCTTGGCAAAACGATTAGAAAGGAAGCTGAAATAA
- a CDS encoding IS630-like element ISStso1 family transposase (programmed frameshift) gives MTLEITPAQAQELKQALKDKANDKHYRKLHALLLRSQGMSLTAIGKEVGLVHQSVRNLITRYQKGGLTALFKENRGGRRRAYMTVEEEERFLNQQLERALKGEHVTVQSLFEAYQAEVGKSTTREGFYALLKRHGWRKVTPRPKHPKKQTLKRFMRQKIKSIFRKTRKRFKHSRRYKKVRLMYQDEAGFGRISKLGACWAPKGYRPHVASHYIREYRYCYGAVDAHTGESFFLIAGGCNTEWMNEFLRQLSQAFPDDYIVLVMDNAIWHKSKALEVPHNIDFAFIPPYTPEMNPIEQVWAEIRKRGFKNKAFKTLEEVINQLQEVIQSFHWKELKTIVHRKWTSAMLDFH, from the exons ATGACACTAGAAATTACACCAGCACAAGCACAAGAACTAAAACAAGCACTCAAAGATAAAGCAAATGATAAACACTATAGAAAACTTCATGCCCTCCTCCTTCGTTCACAAGGAATGAGCTTAACAGCAATCGGCAAAGAAGTTGGGCTCGTTCACCAGTCTGTTCGCAACTTAATTACCCGTTATCAAAAGGGGGGACTAACAGCTCTATTTAAAGAAAATCGCGGTGGTCGTAGACGTGCTTATATGACCGTCGAAGAGGAAGAAAGATTCCTAAACCAACAACTAGAACGGGCATTAAAGGGGGAGCACGTAACTGTTCAAAGCTTGTTTGAAGCCTATCAAGCTGAAGTTGGAAAGTCAACCACTCGTGAGGGATTCTATGCTTTATTAAAACGCCACGGATGGCGAAAGGTAACTCCTCGTCCAAAACATCCT AAAAAGCAGACGCTAAAACGATTTATGCGTCAAAAAATAAAATCTATATTCAGGAAGACAAGAAAGCGCTTTAAGCATAGCCGACGTTACAAGAAAGTCCGTCTCATGTATCAAGATGAAGCGGGTTTTGGTCGTATCAGTAAGCTAGGAGCTTGTTGGGCACCTAAAGGTTATAGGCCACATGTAGCCAGCCACTACATTCGAGAATACCGTTATTGTTACGGAGCCGTTGATGCCCATACAGGAGAATCTTTTTTCCTCATCGCAGGAGGTTGTAATACTGAATGGATGAACGAATTTTTAAGACAATTAAGTCAAGCTTTTCCTGACGATTACATTGTTTTGGTTATGGATAATGCCATTTGGCATAAATCAAAGGCTTTAGAAGTTCCACATAATATAGACTTTGCTTTTATTCCGCCTTATACTCCTGAAATGAATCCTATTGAACAGGTCTGGGCTGAAATAAGAAAACGTGGGTTTAAAAACAAAGCCTTCAAAACTTTGGAGGAGGTTATTAATCAACTTCAAGAGGTTATTCAAAGTTTTCATTGGAAAGAGTTAAAAACGATTGTCCATAGAAAATGGACTTCGGCTATGCTTGATTTTCATTGA